The Pseudopipra pipra isolate bDixPip1 unplaced genomic scaffold, bDixPip1.hap1 HAP1_SCAFFOLD_442, whole genome shotgun sequence region ACCGAACGTGCCGCGGGGCCACCGGCTTTCGCCCGCCTCGCGGCCGTCGGCTTCCCCCAGAAAGGCCGGGGGACGGCgacggggagaaaaacaaaaagcccccgaGAAAAAAGCACGCGCGCCTCTCGCTCGCCGTGCTAGCCACGGCcgcccggggctcggggcggggcccgcgcccCTCGCTCCCCGATTCCCTCtcgctgcccacgggctcgCGCCTCGGCGGCGGCCGGCCGCTGCCGGGCCGCTCTCGCGCTCTCAcgcactttctcttccctggcgcGCTCGGCGTGCTGCGGCTTAAGGCCGCCggagcaaaaatcaaaaaaaacggaaaaaaaagGCCGGGAGGGCGCCCCACTTCGCCCGCAACCCGGCCCCCGGCCGACAGACCTTCGCGGAACCCAGCCCTCCGGCAGCCAGGCCGGCGGGGCAGGCCCGACCGCAcgggccgcccggccgccgtgGCTCTCGCGCCGGcctaagaggagggaggggcgaggcgccgccgcctcgcccgccaACGGCCATCGTgcgtccccagggctccccggcgACTCTGTCGGGTTCTCGGTctgccggcgcggccgccggccacagcctggccggccggcgccgccgccttcgGCCCGCTGGGCGGGTCCCCGGCTTAGGGCCGAGGAAGGGGGAACGAACAAAAGAGCCGAGGCGCGCCGAGGGCGCCGCCTCGCCCGACCATCGGGCGGTCCCGTCACCGAGCCCCTCCGGCAACCGGCCGGGCCCAGGCGAGGCCGCACGCCCACCGCCAGTCCCCGGCACGCCGCCGGCACCGCTGCCGCCCGGCAGCCGAGGACAGGGCGCCGCCACCCAGGCCCGGGCCATCTTCGGGGCTCTCGGGAGGCGGCCGGGGAAAAAGCCCGCGCGGGCTCGGCCCTTCGAGCCCCGGCCGCCAACCGCCCGCAACaatgcccgccgccgccgccggacgaCGGGCGCCGGCTTAAGGCCGGCCCACCGAAAGGACGagacgccgccgcctcgccgccctCGCACACCATCGCCTTCGCCCGGGGCCCTCAGGGAGCCGGCAGCCGCCACCGGCTCGGGCTGGACGCTGCTGTCGGGCCCCCGCGGGCCCCCCTCGGCCGTCCCAGTCCCGCACTCCCTCGGCTGCGCTTTCGCGCTCGGCTCTCGTCTTCCTCTCCCGTCATCGGGCCCGCCCGAGGAAGCCGGTCGAGAGCCCCGCGGCTTTCTCGCGCCGGCCTTCCTGCCGCTCGTGGGGTTGGCCGGCCCGTGGCACGCGCCGAAGGCCGCGCGGCAGCAGACGCGGAAGAAAAGGGGCCCTCGGAACCCGCGCTGCTAGACAACCCCTGCCCACAATACGGACAGACGCGTCCTGGCGCCGCCGCGCCTCCGAAGCGGCTCGAGGCTCCTCAGCGGGGAGGCGCGCGAGAGCAGGCCGCCTCTCGCCTAGACCTAACCGGAGGCGGCGCCCGACAGCGACCCCTTGGCCGACTTCCGGGGCCGGCCgcgacaacaggtctaccccgaAAATGCCGACAGGCGCCTAAGTCCCGCCGGAgccgggtagacctggtggccCTGCGCCGGGACGCCGCCGGGGCGCaggccgccggcggcggccgcggcggccgcaTCGGCCGGCtccggaaccgggtagacctgatgctcgccagccccggaaccgggtagacctgatgctcgaCAGCACCCGGCGGGGCACGAGGCCGGCCGCGCCCGACTGGGCGAACGGGTCGGCCCGGAAGCCCGGgccaacaggtctacccgccgggctcgggcaccaggtctacccgccgggcccggacaccaggtctacccgccgggctcggacaccaggtctacccgccgggcccggacaccaggtctacccgccgggctcggacaccaggtctacccgccgggcccgaacaCCAGGTCGACCCGCCTAACCCGAacgccaggtctacccgccgggctcggacaccaggtctacccgccgggcccggacaccaggtctacccgccatgctcggacaccaggtctacccgccgggctcggacaccaggtctactcgccatgctcggacaccaggtctacccgccgggctcggacaccaggtctacccgccgggctcggacaccaggtctacccgccgggctcggacaccaggtctacccgccgggctcggacaccaggtctacccgccatgctcggacaacaggtctacccgccgggctcggacaagaggtctacccgccgggctcggacaagaggtctacccgccgggctcggacaagaggtctacccgccgggctcggacaacaggtctacccgccgggctcggacaacaggtctacccgccgggctcggacaacaggtctacccgccgggctcggacaacaggtctacccgccgggctccgagAGCAGCTGTACCCACCGGCACCCCCGCCGCCGAGCCCAGTCGGCCGCCGCCCTGCCACCTTAAGAGAGTCCCAGCTACTCCCCCTCTGGACCCGCGCCGCGGACAACgccctctctttcccactcggagccccgggcaggaaCGGCGGCGCCTCGGCACCCGCCGAGGGCCTCGGCTAAGCGCTCGGAACCCGCTCCAGCCACCCGACTCGGAGAGCGGCTCGAGCCGACGAGCCCGGaccacaggtctacccgctgca contains the following coding sequences:
- the LOC135408407 gene encoding collagen alpha-1(I) chain-like; this encodes MGITPPDRQSASFMVGTTTAASRGLAFLSLARPRARHAAGRGSAGADPPPKPARPAGRRLGRAAPPDVLEETATRRGGRGPVPEAPSAGAARSAAGGGAATRCALRRYLRAGGASPRAFFFPPFSLSPLSGSPSRLRPHRRPALRAAGTHGRHPDPGRHRHLACFYPRTPEKLAGPRGRHTARYGEEAPPRREGRHLACHGKPTGRGDRPARTPASAAPLGRPRRSAGPPGALSHASRKASSIVTRGTAPRPLSLSLPLRGGRHVPQAADAGGPHATLHGSLPARQEAGAAGRPAPDNPRFRPRRAHGRPPQSGTPPACESATERAAGPPAFARLAAVGFPQKGRGTPRPPGARGGARAPRSPIPSRCPRARASAAAGRCRAALALSRTFSSLARSACCGLRPPEQKSKKTEKKGREGAPLRPQPGPRPTDLRGTQPSGSQAGGAGPTARAARPPWLSRRPKRREGRGAAASPANGHRASPGLPGDSVGFSVCRRGRRPQPGRPAPPPSARWAGPRLRAEEGGTNKRAEARRGRRLARPSGGPVTEPLRQPAGPRRGRTPTASPRHAAGTAAARQPRTGRRHPGPGHLRGSREAAGEKARAGSALRAPAANRPQQCPPPPPDDGRRLKAGPPKGRDAAASPPSHTIAFARGPQGAGSRHRLGLDAAVGPPRAPLGRPSPALPRLRFRARLSSSSPVIGPARGSRSRAPRLSRAGLPAARGVGRPVARAEGRAAADAEEKGPSEPALLDNPCPQYGQTRPGAAAPPKRLEAPQRGGAREQAASRLDLTGGGARQRPLGRLPGPAATTGLPRKCRQAPKSRRSRVDLVALRRDAAGAQAAGGGRGGRIGRLRNRVDLMLASPGTG